The following proteins come from a genomic window of Daphnia carinata strain CSIRO-1 chromosome 8, CSIRO_AGI_Dcar_HiC_V3, whole genome shotgun sequence:
- the LOC130699163 gene encoding glucose dehydrogenase [FAD, quinone]-like → MSLSQLSGNLSLWASLPSFLLSYLFYSMFDKSNPEGIVTDTQVFLNEYDFIVIGAGSAGAVVASRLSEISDWKVLLLEAGGQEPLAADIPGTAAVLQRSKVDWNYRTEPQSDACLAFKDNRCNWPRGKVIGGSSVLNYMMYVRGNKRDYDEWAALGNDGWSYDDVLPYFIKSEDNRNPYLAANSKYHGSGGYLTVQEPPFKTPLVTAFVEGGVEMGFDNLDFNGAKQIGFGIIQGTIRRGTRCSTAKAFLRPVRSRNNLHISLHSHVHKIVIDPSTKQATAVRFEKRGKIYEIKVKKEIIVSAGGINSPQLLMLSGIGPVDHLNSFGIPVLADLLVGDNLQDHPETVGLVYRINKPFGMLETRFYNLATLLNYTINAAGPMSMLGGIEGAAWFKTKYVPTEDGDWPDAGLTFLAGSAASDSGPVLRDNYGFRHDVWNEYYAPIVNTDTLQFAPWLLRPLSRGTVRLASSDPYAAPLMDPKYYSDPKDLDTMLEALKFSLALSKTEAFQKLGIKVYDKIFPGCESFVPWTDDYWRCLIRYTTSTAYHPSGTCKMGPSTDVAAVVDPQLKVYGIKGLRVADCSIMPNVISGNTNAPAIMIGEKVSDLIKESWLRI, encoded by the exons ATGTCACTGTCGCAGCTTTCGGGCAATTTAAGCTTGTGGGCATCTTTGCCGTCATTCCTTCTTTCTTACTTGTTTTACAGCATGTTTGATAAAAGCAACCCTGAAGGAATTGTTACCGATACTCAA gtatttttaaatgaatatgATTTTATCGTTATTGGTGCCGGATCAGCTGGAGCTGTTGTGGCTAGTCGCTTGAGTGAAATATCAGACTGGAAGGTTTTGCTACTGGAAGCCGGTGGACAGGAACCTCTCGCAGCCGATATTCCCGGTACGGCCGCGGTACTCCAGCGTTCGAAAGTCGATTGGAATTATAGAACGGAACCGCAATCTGATGCATGTCTTGCTTTCAAAGACAACAg ATGCAATTGGCCACGCGGTAAAGTGATTGGCGGCAGTTCTGTCCTTAATTACATGATGTACGTCAGAGGAAACAAACGAGATTACGATGAATGGGCTGCATTAGGCAACGACGGATGGTCATACGATGACGTTCTACCCTATTTTATCAAATCTGAAGACAATCGTAATCCGTATTTGGCGGCTAACAGCAAGTACCATGGATCTGGAGGCTACTTAACAGTTCAGGAACCGCCGTTTAAAACGCCATTAGTCACTGCGTTCGTCGAAGGAGGCGTAGAAATGGGTTTCGATAATTTAGACTTTAATGGTGCTAAACAAATAG GTTTCGGCATTATACAGGGGACAATACGAAGAGGAACTCGATGTTCGACAGCCAAAGCTTTTTTAAGGCCCGTCCGCAGTCGAAACAACCTTCACATCTCCCTGCATTCCCATGTTCACAAGATTGTTATTGATCCATCAACCAAACAGGCCACAGCTGTACGTTTcgaaaaaagagggaaaatcTACGaaattaaagttaaaaaagaaattatcgTCTCGGCGGGTGGCATCAACAGCCCGCAATTGTTAATGCTGAGTGGAATTGGCCCAGTTGACCACCTCAACTCGTTTGGCATTCCTGTTTTAGCCGATCTTCTAGTGGGTGACAACCTTCAAGATCACCCTGAAACGGTTGGCCTCGTCTACCGCATCAACAAG CCTTTCGGGATGTTGGAAACTCGTTTCTATAACTTGGCTACGCTGCTCAATTACACAATCAACGCTGCTGGACCCATGTCAATGTTGGGTGGTATCGAAGGCGCCGCGTGGTTCAAGACGAAATACGTACCCACGGAGGATGGTGACTGGCCAGACGCTGGACTCACTTTTCTTGCAGGGTCGGCAGCGTCGGACAGCGGGCCCGTTCTCCGCGATAATTATGGTTTCAGACACGATGTTTGGAACGAATACTATGCACCTATAGTTAATACTGACACATTGCAGTTCGCACCTTGGTTACTTCGTCCCTTATCAAGGGGAACTGTCCGGCTGGCCTCGTCCGACCCATACGCTGCTCCGCTGATGGATCCTAAATACTACAGCGATCCGAAAGACCTTGATACGATGTTGGAAGCATTGAAATTTTCATTAGCTTTGAGTAAAACAGAGGCTTTTCAAAAGCTGGGAATTAAAGTCTATGACAAAATCTTTCCCGGCTGTGAGAGTTTTGTTCCATGGACGGATGACTATTGGCGTTGTTTAATCCGCTATACGACATCTACTGCATATCATCCGTCCGGCACTTGCAAAATGGGGCCCTCAACAGATGTCGCCGCTGTCGTTGATCCTCAGTTGAAAGTGTACGGGATCAAGGGACTAAGAGTGGCTGATTGCTCTATCATGCCTAATGTTATAAGCGGCAATACCAACGCTCCAGCT ATAATGATAGGAGAGAAGGTTTCTGATTTGATCAAAGAATCCTGGCTGCGCATTTGA
- the LOC130699172 gene encoding vacuolar protein sorting-associated protein 4B-like, translated as MQPVRKVQLATHFRRVRGPSTADPNVIVDDLLTPCSPGSPGAIAINWMDVPGDKLLEPPVTMSDMLRSLATSKPTVNEEDLVKLQKFIEDFG; from the exons ATGCAACCTGTTCGAAAAGTTCAGTTAGCAACTCATTTCCGACGTGTAAGAGGACCATCTACTGCCGATCCTAATGTTATCGTGGACGATCTACTAACACCATGTAGTCCTGGATCCCCTGGTGCCATTGCAATAAATTGGATGGACGTTCCAGGAGATAAGCTATTGGAACCACCTGTCACCATG AGTGACATGTTACGATCTTTGGCTACTTCAAAGCCGACCGTTAATGAAGAAGATCTGGTTAAATTGCAAAAATTCATAGAAGATTTTGGATAG
- the LOC130699164 gene encoding glucose dehydrogenase [FAD, quinone]-like, which yields MAISQLSGNLSLWASLPSFLLSYLFYSMFDKSNPEGTVTDTRVFLNEYDFIVIGAGSAGAVVASRLSEIPDWKVLLLEAGGQEPLAADVPGTAAVLQRSKVDWNYRSEPQSDACLAFKDNRCNWPRGKVIGGTSVLNYMMYIRGNKRDYDEWAKLGNDGWSYDDVLPYFIKSEDNRNPYLAANSKYHGSGGYLTVQEPPYKTPLVTAFVEGGVEMGFQNVDFNAAQQIGFGLVQGTIRRGTRCSTAKAFLRPVRSRNNLHISLHSHVHKIVIDPSTKQTTAVRFEKRGKIYEIKIKKEIIVSAGAINSPQLLMLSGIGPADHLNSFGIPVLADLPVGDNLQDHPETVGLIYRINKPFALLETRFYNLATLLNYTINGAGPMSMLGGCEGAAWFKTKYASTDDDDWPDAGLTFLAGSAASDSGPVLRENFGFRDDVWNEYFAPIVNTDTLQFSPWLLRPLSRGTIRLASSDPYAAPLMDPKYYNDPKDLDTMLEALKFSLALSKTEAFQKLGIKVYDKIFPGCESFVPWTNDYWRCFIRYTTSSAYHPAASCKMGPSTDVTAVVDPQLKVYGIKGLRVADCSIMPNVISGNTNAPAIMIGEKASDLIKESWLRI from the exons ATGGCAATATCGCAGCTATCGGGGAATTTAAGCTTGTGGGCATCTTTGCCGTCATTCCTTCTTTCTTACTTGTTTTACAGCATGTTTGATAAAAGCAACCCGGAAGGCACTGTTACCGATACTCGA gtatttttaaatgaatatgATTTTATCGTCATTGGTGCTGGATCGGCTGGAGCTGTTGTGGCTAGTCGCTTGAGTGAAATACCAGACTGGAAGGTTTTGCTACTGGAAGCCGGTGGACAGGAACCTCTTGCGGCCGATGTTCCCGGTACGGCCGCGGTACTCCAGCGCTCGAAAGTCGATTGGAATTATAGATCGGAGCCGCAGTCTGATGCATGTCTTGCTTTCAAAGACAACAG ATGCAATTGGCCTCGCGGAAAAGTGATTGGTGGCACTTCTGTCCTTAATTACATGATGTATATCAGAGGAAACAAACGAGATTACGATGAATGGGCTAAGTTAGGCAACGATGGATGGTCCTACGATGACGTCCTACCCTATTTTATCAAATCTGAAGACAATCGCAATCCGTATTTGGCGGCCAATAGCAAGTACCACGGATCTGGAGGTTACTTAACCGTTCAGGAACCGCCGTATAAAACACCGTTAGTCACTGCGTTCGTTGAAGGAGGCGTAGAAATGGGTTTCCAAAATGTAGACTTCAATGCTGCTCAGCAAATAG GTTTCGGCCTTGTACAGGGAACAATACGAAGAGGAACTCGATGCTCGACAGCCAAAGCTTTTTTAAGGCCCGTCCGCAGTCGGAACAATCTTCATATCTCCCTGCATTCCCATGTTCACAAGATTGTTATTGATCCATCAACCAAACAGACTACAGCTGTACGCTTcgaaaaaagagggaaaatctatgaaatcaaaattaaaaaggaaattataGTCTCGGCGGGTGCCATCAACAGCCCACAATTGTTAATGCTGAGTGGAATTGGTCCAGCCGACCACCTAAACTCGTTTGGTATTCCTGTTTTAGCCGATCTTCCAGTGGGCGACAACCTTCAAGATCATCCTGAAACGGTTGGCCTTATCTACCGCATTAACAAG CCTTTCGCGTTGTTGGAAACTCGTTTCTATAACTTGGCAACGCTGCTCAATTACACAATCAACGGTGCTGGACCTATGTCAATGCTGGGTGGTTGCGAAGGCGCCGCGTGGTTTAAGACGAAATACGCATCCACGGATGACGATGACTGGCCAGACGCTGGACTCACTTTTCTTGCAGGGTCGGCAGCGTCGGACAGCGGGCCGGTTCTACGCGAGAATTTTGGTTTTAGAGACGACGTTTGGAACGAATACTTTGCACCTATAGTTAATACTGACACATTGCAGTTCTCACCTTGGTTACTTCGTCCATTATCAAGGGGAACTATCCGGCTGGCCTCTTCCGACCCGTACGCTGCGCCGCTCATGGACCCTAAATACTACAACGATCCGAAAGACCTTGATACGATGTTGGAAGCCTTGAAATTTTCATTAGCTTTGAGTAAAACAGAGGCTTTTCAAAAACTGGGAATTAAAGTCTACGATAAAATCTTTCCTGGATGTGAGAGTTTTGTTCCATGGACGAATGACTATTGGCGTTGCTTTATCCGCTATACGACATCTTCGGCGTATCATCCGGCCGCCAGTTGCAAGATGGGACCCTCAACAGATGTCACTGCCGTCGTGGATCCTCAGTTGAAAGTGTACGGGATCAAGGGACTAAGAGTGGCTGATTGCTCTATCATGCCTAATGTTATAAGCGGCAATACCAACGCTCCAGCT ATAATGATCGGGGAGAAGGCCTCTGATTTGATCAAAGAATCCTGGCTGCgtatttga